From Alphaproteobacteria bacterium, the proteins below share one genomic window:
- a CDS encoding enoyl-CoA hydratase/isomerase family protein, with translation MSFETLDYAVHDRVAEITMNRAPVNAINHALVDDLLAAYARARDDEGVRAVILTSAFDRAFSGGMDLAMMQGGDGMRLRRFLEKLYFGVHDMQYRMGKPTIAALTGPARAAGVTLAVTCDCIVAADTASIGYPEIQVGVIPAMHFVHLPRQIGRHKAFELLFNGDPISAVEAERIGIINRVVPQAEVKEAARALARDFARKSPVVMKLARDSYLRTNDFEYRRAIEATVETICNIIATPEAQEGLNAFNEKRPPRW, from the coding sequence AGGGTGGCGGAGATCACCATGAACCGCGCGCCGGTCAACGCCATCAATCATGCGCTGGTCGACGACCTGCTCGCCGCCTACGCCAGGGCGCGGGACGACGAGGGCGTGCGCGCGGTGATCCTGACCAGCGCCTTCGATCGCGCCTTCTCCGGCGGCATGGACCTGGCGATGATGCAGGGCGGCGATGGCATGCGGCTGCGGCGCTTCCTCGAGAAGCTCTATTTCGGCGTCCACGACATGCAGTACCGCATGGGCAAGCCGACCATCGCGGCGCTGACGGGTCCGGCGCGCGCCGCCGGCGTGACCCTGGCGGTGACCTGCGACTGCATCGTCGCCGCCGACACCGCCAGCATCGGCTACCCCGAGATCCAGGTCGGCGTGATCCCGGCGATGCACTTCGTTCACCTGCCGCGCCAGATCGGCCGCCACAAGGCCTTCGAGCTGCTGTTCAACGGCGATCCGATCAGCGCCGTCGAGGCCGAGCGCATCGGCATCATCAATCGCGTGGTGCCACAGGCCGAGGTCAAGGAAGCGGCGCGCGCACTGGCCCGGGACTTCGCCCGGAAATCGCCTGTGGTGATGAAACTGGCGCGCGACAGCTACCTGCGCACCAACGATTTCGAGTATCGCCGCGCCATCGAGGCCACGGTCGAGACCATCTGCAACATCATCGCCACGCCCGAGGCGCAGGAAGGCCTGAACGCCTTCAACGAGAAGCGGCCACCTCGCTGGTGA